A stretch of the Geovibrio thiophilus genome encodes the following:
- the tuf gene encoding elongation factor Tu, producing the protein MAKAKFARTKPHVNVGTIGHVDHGKTTLTAAITCVQAKKGLAEFVDYGNIDKAPEERERGITIATAHVEYESPARHYAHVDCPGHADYVKNMITGAAQMDGAILVVSAADGPMPQTREHILLARQVGVPYIIVFMNKCDMVDDEELLELVELEVRDLLSTYEFPGDDTPIIKGSALKALENPTDEKWAGAIAELVSAMDSYIPEPERAIDKEFIMPVEDVFSISGRGTVVTGRIEQGQVKVGEEVEIVGIRDTVKTIVTGVEMFRKILDSGVAGDNVGILLRGIKKDDVERGQVLCKPGSIKPHRRYKAEAYILTKEEGGRHTPFFSGYRPQFYFRTTDVTGIITLPEGTEMVMPGDNISCVVELITPIAMDAGLRFAIREGGRTVGAGVVTEIIE; encoded by the coding sequence ATGGCTAAAGCTAAGTTTGCTAGAACGAAGCCCCACGTCAACGTAGGAACAATCGGTCACGTAGACCACGGTAAAACTACCCTTACTGCAGCGATAACCTGCGTACAGGCAAAGAAAGGACTTGCAGAGTTCGTAGATTACGGCAACATCGACAAGGCTCCGGAAGAAAGGGAGCGCGGTATAACAATCGCGACAGCTCACGTTGAGTACGAGTCACCTGCCCGCCATTATGCTCACGTTGACTGCCCCGGTCACGCTGATTATGTAAAAAACATGATCACCGGCGCCGCGCAGATGGACGGAGCGATCCTTGTAGTAAGCGCGGCAGACGGTCCTATGCCCCAGACAAGAGAGCACATCCTTCTTGCACGTCAGGTAGGAGTTCCTTACATAATCGTTTTCATGAACAAATGTGACATGGTAGACGATGAGGAGCTTCTTGAGCTTGTAGAGCTTGAAGTGAGAGACCTTCTTTCGACTTACGAATTTCCCGGCGACGACACACCTATCATCAAGGGTTCAGCGCTTAAAGCACTTGAGAACCCTACAGATGAGAAATGGGCAGGCGCGATAGCCGAGCTTGTGTCAGCGATGGACAGCTATATTCCCGAGCCTGAAAGAGCAATAGATAAAGAGTTCATAATGCCCGTAGAAGACGTGTTCAGCATCTCCGGCCGCGGAACGGTAGTAACCGGTCGTATAGAGCAGGGACAGGTCAAAGTGGGAGAAGAAGTAGAGATCGTGGGAATACGCGATACAGTAAAGACAATAGTAACAGGCGTAGAGATGTTCAGGAAGATTCTTGACTCAGGCGTAGCCGGCGATAACGTCGGTATCCTTCTGAGAGGAATCAAAAAGGACGACGTGGAACGCGGACAGGTACTTTGCAAACCGGGTTCAATCAAACCCCACCGCAGGTACAAAGCGGAAGCGTACATCCTGACCAAAGAGGAAGGCGGTCGCCACACTCCCTTCTTCAGCGGGTATCGTCCTCAGTTCTATTTCCGTACGACTGACGTTACGGGTATAATCACACTTCCCGAAGGGACAGAGATGGTAATGCCCGGAGATAACATCAGCTGCGTGGTAGAACTTATAACACCCATCGCAATGGACGCGGGACTTCGTTTCGCTATTCGTGAGGGTGGTAGAACAGTCGGTGCAGGTGTTGTTACCGAGATTATCGAGTAA
- the rpsJ gene encoding 30S ribosomal protein S10, translating to MESQKIRIKLKAFDFRILDKAVRDIVNTAMRTGARVVGPVPLPTRIEKFSVLRSPHVDKKAREQFEIRTHKRLIDIFEHNPQTIDALMKLELSAGVDVEIKL from the coding sequence ATGGAAAGTCAAAAAATTCGTATCAAGCTTAAGGCATTCGATTTTAGAATTCTCGACAAGGCAGTGAGGGATATAGTTAACACTGCCATGAGAACGGGAGCAAGGGTTGTCGGTCCCGTACCGCTTCCTACGCGTATTGAAAAGTTTTCAGTGCTCCGTTCTCCTCACGTTGACAAGAAAGCAAGGGAACAGTTCGAGATCAGAACGCACAAACGTCTGATCGACATATTTGAACATAACCCCCAGACTATTGATGCTCTTATGAAGCTCGAGCTTTCTGCCGGCGTAGATGTCGAGATAAAACTTTAG
- the rplC gene encoding 50S ribosomal protein L3, producing the protein MARAIIGRKVGMTQVFTADGTLIPVTVVQAGPCVVVNKRTVEKNGYSAVQLGFDKILKEKKVNCPAKGYFKKQGVDAHKVLKEFRVADDTSLEVGQEVNATLFAEGDVVDVQGTSIGKGFQGVVKRFGFAGGPKTHGSHFHREPGSIGMCEFPGETEKGRPMPGRMGGDKVTVQKLSVVKVIPETNLILVKGAIPGHDNGIVFIKETVKK; encoded by the coding sequence ATGGCTAGAGCAATAATCGGAAGAAAAGTGGGGATGACGCAGGTATTTACCGCAGACGGAACTCTCATCCCCGTTACAGTGGTTCAAGCTGGACCATGTGTAGTTGTTAACAAAAGAACCGTTGAGAAAAACGGTTACAGTGCTGTTCAGCTCGGCTTTGACAAAATTCTCAAAGAGAAAAAGGTCAACTGCCCCGCAAAAGGCTACTTCAAAAAGCAGGGCGTTGACGCTCACAAGGTTCTCAAAGAGTTCCGCGTGGCTGACGACACTTCTCTTGAAGTAGGTCAGGAAGTGAACGCCACACTCTTCGCCGAAGGCGATGTTGTGGATGTTCAGGGAACTTCCATCGGTAAAGGTTTTCAGGGCGTTGTGAAGCGTTTCGGCTTCGCGGGCGGTCCTAAAACCCACGGTTCGCACTTCCATCGTGAACCCGGTTCTATCGGGATGTGCGAGTTCCCCGGCGAGACTGAAAAAGGCAGACCTATGCCCGGAAGAATGGGCGGTGACAAAGTAACCGTTCAGAAACTTTCCGTAGTAAAAGTAATCCCTGAGACAAACCTTATCCTTGTGAAAGGTGCTATTCCGGGACACGACAACGGGATCGTTTTCATTAAAGAAACGGTCAAGAAGTAA
- the rplD gene encoding 50S ribosomal protein L4, producing MASFELVNVKNEKVGTVEINDSIITYPVKPSLMHEVVVMQLAGKRAGTHATLNRAKIEGGGKKPYKQKGTGRARAGSMKSPLWRGGATIFGPQPRDYSFSMPKKKIKNAMRSALRAKQEDGSLVFVDALTLEDGKTKEAVAILKNFNADRKVLVVFKELDEKVARAFRNIPYVDLLNVNGLNVYDIINSRKILVLQDSIARIEEVLG from the coding sequence ATGGCTTCGTTTGAATTAGTAAACGTGAAAAATGAGAAGGTCGGCACGGTGGAGATAAATGATTCCATCATTACCTACCCCGTAAAACCCTCACTGATGCATGAAGTAGTTGTAATGCAGCTTGCGGGCAAAAGGGCAGGTACTCATGCCACTCTCAACAGAGCAAAGATAGAGGGCGGCGGTAAAAAGCCCTACAAACAGAAAGGAACCGGACGCGCCAGAGCCGGCTCCATGAAATCCCCCTTGTGGCGAGGCGGTGCGACTATTTTCGGTCCGCAACCTAGGGATTACTCCTTCTCTATGCCTAAGAAGAAGATTAAGAACGCGATGAGATCGGCTCTCAGAGCTAAACAGGAAGACGGCAGCCTTGTGTTTGTAGATGCCCTCACACTTGAGGATGGAAAAACAAAAGAGGCCGTGGCTATCCTTAAAAATTTCAACGCGGACAGAAAAGTACTGGTTGTCTTTAAAGAACTTGACGAAAAGGTCGCAAGAGCATTCCGTAATATACCTTACGTAGACTTGCTTAATGTAAACGGACTCAACGTTTACGATATCATCAATTCACGCAAAATACTTGTCCTTCAGGACAGCATAGCGAGAATTGAGGAGGTTTTAGGATAA
- the rplW gene encoding 50S ribosomal protein L23, whose amino-acid sequence MTVYDVIKKPLITEKAVNLKEEENMVTFAVDPRANKFLIKEAVETLFSVKVASVRTLNCKGKKKRFGRMMGKRKDWKKAIVVLAEGEKLEFV is encoded by the coding sequence TTGACAGTTTATGACGTAATCAAAAAACCTCTGATCACCGAGAAAGCCGTTAACCTCAAAGAAGAGGAGAACATGGTGACTTTCGCAGTCGATCCCAGAGCCAACAAGTTCCTCATTAAAGAGGCTGTTGAGACTCTTTTCAGCGTCAAAGTTGCTTCCGTGCGCACATTAAACTGCAAAGGGAAGAAGAAAAGGTTCGGACGCATGATGGGTAAACGTAAAGACTGGAAGAAAGCCATCGTTGTTCTGGCCGAAGGTGAGAAACTCGAGTTCGTGTAA
- the rplB gene encoding 50S ribosomal protein L2: MGIKKYKPTSDGVRFRSNSDFAEVTADKPEKSLVVSLKKTGGRNNHGRITVRHKGGGEKRKYRLIDFKRNKDEIAARVKTIEYDPNRSARIALVAYEDGEKRYILAPIGMNVGDVIHSGQAADIKPGNAKALKDIPVGTVVHNVELRPGKGGQLARSAGTYAQLLSKEGAYCHLRLPSGEIRLVKAECKASIGQVSNQDHENVSLGKAGRSRWLGIRPTVRGVAMNPVDHPHGGGEGRTSGGRHPVTPWGKPTKGYKTRAKKKPSNKYIVSARKK; encoded by the coding sequence ATGGGAATCAAGAAGTATAAACCTACCTCGGACGGCGTAAGGTTCAGATCGAATTCTGACTTTGCAGAGGTAACCGCGGACAAGCCTGAAAAGAGTCTGGTTGTAAGCCTTAAAAAGACCGGCGGTCGTAACAACCACGGAAGAATTACTGTCAGACATAAAGGCGGCGGTGAGAAAAGAAAATACCGTCTGATCGACTTCAAGAGGAACAAGGATGAGATAGCCGCTAGGGTCAAGACAATTGAATATGACCCTAACAGAAGCGCAAGAATCGCTCTCGTAGCATACGAGGACGGCGAGAAAAGATATATCCTTGCTCCGATCGGAATGAATGTCGGTGATGTTATCCACAGCGGACAGGCTGCGGACATCAAACCCGGAAACGCGAAAGCGCTGAAAGATATACCCGTGGGTACCGTAGTTCATAACGTTGAACTCAGACCCGGAAAAGGCGGACAGCTTGCCCGTTCCGCCGGGACATATGCACAGCTTCTTTCAAAAGAGGGCGCATACTGCCACCTCAGACTTCCTTCAGGCGAAATAAGGCTTGTAAAAGCCGAATGCAAAGCCTCTATAGGACAGGTCAGCAACCAGGATCACGAAAACGTGAGCCTTGGTAAAGCCGGACGTTCACGCTGGCTGGGTATAAGACCTACAGTAAGAGGGGTTGCTATGAACCCTGTGGATCACCCGCATGGTGGTGGTGAAGGCCGTACAAGCGGTGGACGTCACCCTGTTACACCTTGGGGCAAACCCACGAAAGGATACAAAACTCGTGCGAAGAAAAAACCTTCAAACAAGTATATTGTTTCCGCTCGGAAGAAGTGA
- the rpsS gene encoding 30S ribosomal protein S19 produces MPRSLKKGPFIDDHLMKKVTAAKETGDKKVIKTWSRRSTVSPDMIGVTLAVHNGNKFIPVYVTENMVGHKLGEFALTRTFKGHKKDDKKVKGR; encoded by the coding sequence GTGCCTAGATCATTGAAAAAAGGACCGTTTATAGATGACCATCTTATGAAGAAGGTCACTGCTGCTAAAGAAACAGGTGATAAGAAAGTTATCAAAACCTGGTCAAGAAGAAGCACAGTGTCGCCTGACATGATAGGTGTCACTCTCGCGGTTCATAACGGAAATAAATTCATCCCCGTCTATGTGACAGAAAACATGGTCGGACACAAGCTCGGCGAGTTCGCACTTACGAGAACTTTCAAAGGGCACAAAAAGGATGATAAAAAGGTCAAGGGTAGATAA
- the rplV gene encoding 50S ribosomal protein L22 — MEAVARARFVRLVPRKARPVADLVRGKKVDEALAMLKFTPKKAAEYIYKTIKSAAANAEENQDYRDVSKLYVKEIRIDEGPAWKRYTPRAHGRASLIRKKTSHITVVLSD, encoded by the coding sequence ATGGAAGCAGTAGCACGTGCAAGATTCGTAAGATTAGTTCCCAGAAAAGCACGCCCCGTTGCCGACCTCGTAAGAGGCAAAAAAGTCGACGAGGCTCTTGCTATGCTGAAGTTCACGCCCAAAAAGGCTGCTGAGTATATCTACAAAACGATAAAATCCGCTGCCGCCAATGCCGAGGAAAATCAGGACTACAGAGACGTGAGCAAGCTCTACGTCAAAGAGATCAGGATTGATGAAGGCCCGGCGTGGAAAAGGTACACTCCCAGAGCACATGGCAGGGCCTCTCTTATTCGTAAGAAGACAAGCCACATTACTGTCGTGCTTTCGGATTAA
- the rpsC gene encoding 30S ribosomal protein S3, whose amino-acid sequence MGHKVHPYGYRLGVNKPWISVWYAGKKEYRTNLLEDIKIREFLKKRLFQAGIAGIGIERMGARVRVTLNTSRPGIVIGKKGAEIEKLKVELKKITKAEVLLVIREIKKPEINAQLVAENIAMQLQRRIAFRRAMKKAVLQAMKSGALGIKVACSGRLAGADMARTEWYIKGRVPLQTLRADIDYGTTEALTTYGITGIKVWVFTGEIVEERNRAAAGVE is encoded by the coding sequence GTGGGACACAAAGTTCACCCTTACGGGTATAGATTAGGTGTTAACAAGCCTTGGATTTCAGTATGGTATGCCGGAAAGAAGGAGTACAGAACTAACCTTCTTGAAGACATCAAAATACGCGAATTCCTTAAAAAAAGGCTTTTCCAAGCCGGCATAGCGGGAATCGGCATTGAGCGCATGGGCGCCAGAGTGCGCGTTACCCTCAATACCAGCAGACCGGGCATCGTTATCGGCAAAAAGGGTGCCGAGATCGAAAAGCTTAAAGTTGAGCTTAAAAAAATAACAAAAGCTGAGGTTCTTCTTGTGATCCGTGAGATCAAGAAACCTGAGATAAACGCCCAGCTCGTCGCTGAGAACATTGCTATGCAGCTTCAGAGACGTATAGCCTTCAGAAGAGCGATGAAAAAAGCGGTTCTTCAGGCTATGAAATCCGGCGCACTCGGCATCAAGGTTGCGTGCAGCGGACGTCTTGCAGGCGCCGACATGGCAAGAACTGAGTGGTACATCAAAGGCAGAGTGCCCCTTCAGACTCTCAGAGCCGACATTGACTACGGCACGACTGAAGCTCTTACAACTTACGGTATAACCGGCATTAAAGTGTGGGTTTTCACCGGTGAAATAGTTGAAGAGAGAAACAGGGCAGCAGC